A single Inediibacterium massiliense DNA region contains:
- a CDS encoding CD3324 family protein yields the protein MSYKKAIYILPNDLLEKVQEYVDGEFIYIPRKSGNKKEWGARTSTRQELYQRNIKIYEDYLAGHRSEDLARKYFLSLKSIQRIIRKQKNSD from the coding sequence ATGAGCTATAAGAAAGCAATTTATATACTCCCTAATGATTTGCTTGAAAAGGTGCAGGAATATGTAGATGGTGAGTTTATCTATATTCCCAGAAAATCAGGTAATAAAAAGGAATGGGGGGCCAGAACTTCTACCCGTCAAGAATTATATCAACGAAATATAAAGATTTATGAAGACTATTTGGCGGGCCATCGTTCAGAAGATTTAGCTAGAAAATATTTTTTATCCTTGAAAAGTATACAAAGGATAATAAGAAAACAAAAAAATAGTGATTAA
- a CDS encoding YkoF family thiamine/hydroxymethylpyrimidine-binding protein produces MIQAEVAVYPIKTSNATNVINNSIHALQANHVNYTVNSMNTKLTGTKAHIFDSLESMFTEAENTGAEVNMVVTITNASE; encoded by the coding sequence ATGATTCAAGCAGAAGTAGCTGTATACCCAATAAAAACGTCTAATGCTACAAATGTAATTAATAATTCTATTCATGCATTACAAGCAAATCATGTTAACTATACTGTAAATTCCATGAATACAAAGTTAACCGGTACAAAGGCGCACATATTTGATAGTTTAGAGTCAATGTTTACTGAAGCAGAGAATACTGGAGCAGAAGTAAACATGGTAGTTACAATAACCAATGCAAGTGAATGA
- a CDS encoding DUF3892 domain-containing protein has translation MQDKTKIIKVKKNSRGEITHVMMEDGNVYSINDAIMMAKDNVIENVNVGRSKKGREYLRSNPNGITNDNLDNLPMF, from the coding sequence ATGCAAGATAAAACAAAAATTATTAAAGTGAAGAAAAATTCACGCGGAGAAATTACCCATGTTATGATGGAAGATGGAAATGTATACTCAATTAACGATGCAATTATGATGGCTAAAGACAATGTAATTGAAAATGTAAATGTAGGACGTTCTAAAAAAGGAAGAGAATATTTAAGAAGCAATCCTAATGGAATTACAAATGATAATTTAGATAACCTTCCAATGTTTTAG
- a CDS encoding DMT family transporter yields the protein MKNKSEIIFTKNYVIMIMAVISCFLWGSAFPSIKIGYNLFDIDGNNPYQKIMFAGLRFLLSSVMVFIFCILTKRSLRLKKADLQKVTILGLIQTAIQYMFFYIGLSNTSSTKGSILSATATFFSVILAHFFYSEDRLTIRKIIGVILGFLGVVIVNISGNNIQSGFLFIGEGFVIISSLMGAIAGIYTKKIAKDINTFAISGYQLFTGSLFLILIGFLGGGQRIIITTENYGLLIYLSFISAGAFSLWTVLLKYNGVGKVTIYKFTTPLFGVMLSYIFLGERLLGLSVVLSIILVSISIIMINIEKAYIKELQTQLRHRS from the coding sequence TTGAAAAATAAAAGCGAAATTATATTTACAAAAAATTATGTTATTATGATTATGGCAGTAATCAGTTGTTTTTTATGGGGAAGTGCTTTTCCATCTATTAAAATAGGATACAATTTATTTGATATAGATGGAAATAATCCATATCAAAAAATAATGTTTGCAGGTCTTAGATTTTTGTTGTCTTCAGTTATGGTATTCATATTTTGCATTTTAACCAAAAGATCTTTAAGATTGAAGAAGGCAGATCTTCAAAAGGTAACGATCTTAGGACTTATTCAAACTGCAATACAATATATGTTCTTTTATATTGGACTTTCTAACACTAGTAGCACAAAAGGATCTATATTATCTGCAACGGCTACTTTTTTTTCTGTTATACTCGCTCACTTTTTTTATAGTGAAGATAGATTAACTATTAGAAAGATTATAGGCGTTATACTAGGATTTTTAGGTGTAGTCATTGTAAATATTAGTGGAAATAATATACAAAGTGGTTTTTTATTTATAGGAGAGGGGTTTGTTATTATATCAAGTTTGATGGGTGCTATTGCAGGAATATATACGAAAAAAATAGCAAAGGACATCAATACTTTTGCTATTTCTGGATACCAATTATTTACAGGTTCTTTATTTTTGATATTAATAGGATTTTTAGGTGGAGGACAGAGGATAATTATTACTACAGAAAACTATGGGTTACTCATATATTTAAGCTTTATATCAGCAGGAGCATTTTCTTTATGGACAGTTTTATTAAAGTATAATGGTGTGGGTAAGGTTACTATATATAAATTTACTACACCTCTATTTGGTGTGATGCTTTCTTATATATTTTTAGGAGAAAGATTATTAGGTTTAAGTGTGGTACTATCAATTATATTGGTTTCTATTAGTATTATCATGATAAATATAGAAAAAGCTTATATCAAAGAGTTACAAACACAGTTGAGGCATCGTTCTTAA